From the Diprion similis isolate iyDipSimi1 chromosome 1, iyDipSimi1.1, whole genome shotgun sequence genome, the window ATTCCGTTAGAATATCAATGATACATTATTCATGAGATTGAATAATAGTATTTTTATCAAGTAAATTTCGGGACGAAACTCGGCCGAGTGTTTGTAAACATAtcctacaaattttttttctttcgcgtaAATACAAGTCATCATTTGGTTACATTGGAATACCGCTTACTAAAATCTTTTGATAATAACAGCGGCTTAACTTTTTTCGTACATAAATCGTACATGAGATTCGTACACTTCTTACATAATTAAAATGGTATATTTAATTACGAACGTTGGatctgtaaataaaaatgataagatACTTACATCatacattttataataaatgacaggactacatattttcaagttaaatgcaaatcattttgaaatctttttctatatatgtagTAATAATAAGAGTTACAATAATGTTGTCATACGTTGacagtaaaatatttatacatacggctattttaaatagtaaaatgataatttatcaCTTAAAAGAAACATCGATTGGTTCGAAATCATAAAAACTTTGACAGACTATAAATAACTTtcaaagttcaatttttcagtccACACTCCGgcatatataaattttacgtttttatttaattaacataTCTTGTTTCTGTACTTACACATGCGAAACCTGagtgtatatacaatattagcACTGTTTTGTATTGTAATCAATTAATCAGTGATTTAGATTAATCGTGCGAAATTATAACAAACAGCATGTGGGATatgcttttattattatctaaataagtttttggaataattagctGATTTTAAAATAGCAATATGTTATtgatgtgaaatttattttttacttgatGTATTCCGTCTCAAAATCATCTCATCAATTATATCAACAGCTTTAGTTTCATTTAATTCAACCAATAATGTTCGTAATTTCTCGACTGAAACTTCAGCTTgtatctgaaaaattaatacaatttttgcaTATAATTCGAATGCCAAAACCAAAGATAAATAAAGTCATGAAATACTTACGTCCAAGTAGTTGAATAACATCCGCGATGGACTGACGGGGCCTGAAGATTTCAGCGAAGACTGCAAAAAATCATATCCCAAAGATGTGACGATTTTTTCCCATGCCTTTGACTCGTCGAGTATTGGAGCTAGAAGAGCCATGGATTTTTCGTCCAACAAACTACTGTCACTTTCCTCGGGTTCGTCCTCAACTTCTTCTTTTATTGTGATATTACTCGCAGAAAGCAATTGTAAGATCTGTAATAATTGCCGTGACAGTGAACCATTAGTGGGCTGTTAGAAGAGCcgtgtaattttttacacgcACAAGAGCGTACAATTTTCCAGAGAACACAATTACCTCGGGTTTATTGGATGCGAGGTCAAACGAAGTTTGACCACTTTCTTGATCATCTTCATCATCCGATATTGCTTCATCTTTTACAGTTGTCATTCGCAACTCCTACAAATTGATCAACAGGACGAAATGAgaagttttttcatttatacaatTAAAGTATATTTATCTACGAGGCCACGCGACATTCGAAGGGACAAGGTAATCTCATCGATTTTGACAGCCTAGTTGATGGCAAAAGAtttctcaaagaaaaaaagtaaactcaCTTTTGACGAGTCGCGATTATGGTTAGGTATCGAGGGATTCGCTCCGTGATTCAGCAAAAGCTTACAAAGCTCCTCAGCTCGTTCGCCGGTGTTAACAACAGCACTGTGCAGTGCGGTATTGCCACTGAAATTCCGCCTATTTACGTCGATATTGGTCTGTAGAGAATTGACATACGAAGTGTTTAGAAGAAGCATAAAATAGATTTTCAACGACTATTTTTACCTCACAATATAAATTAACACCACCTACCTTTTTCAACAGGAATTCAACGATTTCTTTGTGGCCTCCTTCAACGGCGATGTGGAGTGCTGTACGTCCGTAAGACATATCAGTGCTGTTAACATCAACGCCAGCTTTGACAAGAGATTTAACAGCGTGTAGCGATCCGGCTTCAGCAGCTAGGTGAAAAGCGGTCCATCCAGCGTCATCTCGTGTTTCGATACTTATATTTCCTCCTTCTAATAGTGCGTCCACACAGTGGCCCGCCTCTGGTACTGTATGGGACATAAATAATCGATTAGTATACAACAATTACCACATTCGATGGGAAGAAATTATTGCATCAATTCACCCACTTTTGACCGCCCTGTGAAGCGGTGAAAAACCGTGATCATCGCACGCGTTCGCATCTGCTCCAAGCAAGAGCAGAGCCTTTGTTACTGCGGGTTGGTTTTGTTCTACGGCGTAATCTAGGCATGTCTAAAATATAGAACAATAttagtgaattgaaaatacaacATTTCCACGGATTTATTGTAATGAAACTTACACGACCAGAACTTGTTTGAGTGTCGACAACTTGCTTGAAATCCGGATAGTTTGCAAGTAACATTACAATATATTTGACCAAATTCAGTTGTCCGTGTCTTAGCGCGGAGTGGAGAGGGGAATCTCCATAGACTGTGCGCTCTTTGAGCAAAGCTAGTATGCGATCCTTTCCATTTGGATCACTTCCCTTAAGTATACTCCGAATTTCTCTTACAATATTTTCCGCAAACGAAATCTTTTCCTGAAAccatgtaaatattatacaattgttttttctctatCGTTTTGAGCCGGCTAATTAAATGtggcttactttttttctcaagggTCCATCGAGTTTTAATTCTTCATTGTCATTTACCAAATTCGACAGCAAATCCCGGTATTCTGTGATAAACAcagttttatacattttatatacaACTCATCATTTATTCACCATTTCTACTGAtagaaaaatctttgaaacaTGTGAATATAGCAATAATGTGTCTCGGTGTTCAAGTATTCACCTCCATCATCCAAAAGATTCATAGAGAACTCCCGGAACTCGTTTGACGGGCACTGATCACTCAACAATTTCttgatttcatttgaattatgTACGTTGAAAGCAGATGCGGCTTCAGCTGATTGCATGCAATTGGTTGAGGGTAGAGTCCGCAATTCGGTACTTTCGCAAGACATGCGCTGCCTCTTCCTACCTGTTAATGAATCAGCACATGTCAATGCTTTTGACTGGGAATGAAAGTGAATATATTTGATATATATTGCTTGCAAATGCAACTTACCGATGCGGTTGTTTGGTTTATAAGTGAACTGTAAAGGGTCACTGGATTCTCCGTCAGTCGGTCTGCATAACTTTACAAAAACTTCTTTCGGTTCAGTTATATCTTTGTCTTTATACGGTGGCGTTCTGAAACACAAGtgatatatttacaaaatgaatATACCGCATTGTTCCAATTAAAAGCCAACCCTCAATTATCAGATAGTAGTTCAGGGTGTTTTTCTTAGTTACCTGTACATAAGACTGGTacacatataaaaaaaaagaactattTTGGCGAGTGCTGTCAATGATAACAAAAACCTTGGCTTATATTTAGAACTTGACGGTAATATTCTATCAATATTTAATTTGTAGTAATTGAGTGTTCATACTGACCGAAACACTATCGCGTATTGATGATGTACATCTAATTCTGTGAAGTGGCCTAAAGCGCTCCAAATTTCTACatcattttcatccatttcGAAGAATTTGATTACGATATTTTCTGTAACATAGAAACgagaatttgaatatatatgtatataaatatatatataaaaaacaataatattaattcgaTTAATCTTTCAATTCAGAATTTCATTCACTTCAATTTCTACACTATTTTGATTACAACTACAGGATGAGTTATATAAGTGACGATATTTACTTTTTCCCACTTTTTCTACCAGCATGAAAACTTCCTCGTTACCGTCACACGATCCTGCAGTTTTGTCTATTCTGCATATCTTGAGCTCTCCCGTAAGGGCActttctgtaacaaaaaaaagtagcaataaaaaaaaattctggtatCCAAATGATAAATGAATGGTTACTTTTACTCACTGAGATTATTAATTGGGTTCGAATACACCGGTTCTGTGATAGGACAAAGTACACCATTAGCATTTGGGGCAAATGCTTGAAAGCATAATGCGACACTGTTCAGGCTCATCCATTTTTGAGCAGATTCTGCTTCCATTTTAATCTTTAACAGAAATTTTGCGTTTAATGTTGAGTAAACTAATTCAAGGAAATAATTTTGCGTGCAGAATAACATAATAAAATGTGTCGgtaatgtattattatacaattgtaAATGTACTACCGTTGCTTCCTTGCAGGTGCTCAGTGATGTGACATTAACATTTTtgcgtttttcttcttctaaagcaataattcttttctttttaacaaGCTCATCTTTTATGTGCTTTTTAGCAGTGTGGATGATCCCCATTCCATGGAACCTAGATTCAAGAGTAAGTTTTATTAATACACACTCTAACAATAACGAAGATAAATACTATTGTtcttaagaataaaaaaatccaactGTTCACTTACGAGACTGTAAAACCTTGTTCAGGTGAAACCTTTTGCTCGTGCGGATCATCTTCGTCTGAATTGCCGACCCGGCGTACCA encodes:
- the LOC124405498 gene encoding nuclear factor NF-kappa-B p110 subunit isoform X1, which produces MPEVYESWDVFQNYNQQEEQICQFPDVMMNNLSLLSPSNSSVDSQLTTSSPSPMSILESPNHTMSYFTLNNVTGTMLEDRYIKIIEQPIDKFRFRYKSEMMGTHGSLAGANSSNSRKKQAPTVELKNYPGSAVIRCTLVTADPDRRGPHAHRLVRRVGNSDEDDPHEQKVSPEQGFTVSFHGMGIIHTAKKHIKDELVKKKRIIALEEEKRKNVNVTSLSTCKEATIKMEAESAQKWMSLNSVALCFQAFAPNANGVLCPITEPVYSNPINNLKSALTGELKICRIDKTAGSCDGNEEVFMLVEKVGKKNIVIKFFEMDENDVEIWSALGHFTELDVHHQYAIVFRTPPYKDKDITEPKEVFVKLCRPTDGESSDPLQFTYKPNNRIGRKRQRMSCESTELRTLPSTNCMQSAEAASAFNVHNSNEIKKLLSDQCPSNEFREFSMNLLDDGEYRDLLSNLVNDNEELKLDGPLRKKEKISFAENIVREIRSILKGSDPNGKDRILALLKERTVYGDSPLHSALRHGQLNLVKYIVMLLANYPDFKQVVDTQTSSGRTCLDYAVEQNQPAVTKALLLLGADANACDDHGFSPLHRAVKIPEAGHCVDALLEGGNISIETRDDAGWTAFHLAAEAGSLHAVKSLVKAGVDVNSTDMSYGRTALHIAVEGGHKEIVEFLLKKTNIDVNRRNFSGNTALHSAVVNTGERAEELCKLLLNHGANPSIPNHNRDSSKELRMTTVKDEAISDDEDDQESGQTSFDLASNKPEILQLLSASNITIKEEVEDEPEESDSSLLDEKSMALLAPILDESKAWEKIVTSLGYDFLQSSLKSSGPVSPSRMLFNYLDIQAEVSVEKLRTLLVELNETKAVDIIDEMILRRNTSSKK
- the LOC124405498 gene encoding nuclear factor NF-kappa-B p110 subunit isoform X2; this encodes MMNNLSLLSPSNSSVDSQLTTSSPSPMSILESPNHTMSYFTLNNVTGTMLEDRYIKIIEQPIDKFRFRYKSEMMGTHGSLAGANSSNSRKKQAPTVELKNYPGSAVIRCTLVTADPDRRGPHAHRLVRRVGNSDEDDPHEQKVSPEQGFTVSFHGMGIIHTAKKHIKDELVKKKRIIALEEEKRKNVNVTSLSTCKEATIKMEAESAQKWMSLNSVALCFQAFAPNANGVLCPITEPVYSNPINNLKSALTGELKICRIDKTAGSCDGNEEVFMLVEKVGKKNIVIKFFEMDENDVEIWSALGHFTELDVHHQYAIVFRTPPYKDKDITEPKEVFVKLCRPTDGESSDPLQFTYKPNNRIGRKRQRMSCESTELRTLPSTNCMQSAEAASAFNVHNSNEIKKLLSDQCPSNEFREFSMNLLDDGEYRDLLSNLVNDNEELKLDGPLRKKEKISFAENIVREIRSILKGSDPNGKDRILALLKERTVYGDSPLHSALRHGQLNLVKYIVMLLANYPDFKQVVDTQTSSGRTCLDYAVEQNQPAVTKALLLLGADANACDDHGFSPLHRAVKIPEAGHCVDALLEGGNISIETRDDAGWTAFHLAAEAGSLHAVKSLVKAGVDVNSTDMSYGRTALHIAVEGGHKEIVEFLLKKTNIDVNRRNFSGNTALHSAVVNTGERAEELCKLLLNHGANPSIPNHNRDSSKELRMTTVKDEAISDDEDDQESGQTSFDLASNKPEILQLLSASNITIKEEVEDEPEESDSSLLDEKSMALLAPILDESKAWEKIVTSLGYDFLQSSLKSSGPVSPSRMLFNYLDIQAEVSVEKLRTLLVELNETKAVDIIDEMILRRNTSSKK